A segment of the Mustelus asterias unplaced genomic scaffold, sMusAst1.hap1.1 HAP1_SCAFFOLD_3155, whole genome shotgun sequence genome:
gatagggagggggtgtagggggctggcggaggttacagagatagggagggggtgtaggggggctggaggaggttacagagatagggagggggtgtagggggctggcggaggttacagagatagggagggggtgtagggggctggaggaggttacagagatagggaggggtgtaggggggctggagggaggttacagagatagggaggggatgtagggggctggaggaggttacagagatagggaggggtgtagggggctggaggaggttacagagatagggaggggtgtagggggctggaggaggttacagagatagggagggtgtaggggctggaggagggttacagagatagggaggggatgtagggggctggaggaggttacagagatagggaggggtgtaggggctggaggaggttacagagatagggaggggtgtaggggctggaggaggttacagagatagggaggggtgtaggggctggaggaggttacagagatagggaggggatgtagggggctggaggaggttacagagatagggagggtgtaggggctggagggggttacagagatagggaggggatgtagggggctggagggggttacagagatagggagggtgtaggggctggaggaggttacagagatagggagggggtgtagggggctggaggaggttacagagatagggaggggatgtaggggctggaggaggttacagagatagggagggtgtaggggctggagggggttacagagatagggaggggatgtagggggctggagggggttacagagatagggagggggtgtagggggctggaggaggttacagagatagggagggtgtagggggctggagggggttacagagatagggagggggtgtaggggggctggaggaggttacagagatagggagggggtgtaggggggctggaggaggttacagagatagggagggggtgtcgggtggctggaggaggttacagagatagggagggggtgtagggggctggaggaggttacagagatagggaggggtgtgtagggggctggaggaggttacacagatagggagggggtgtagggggctggaggaggttacagaggtagggagggggtgtagggggctggaggaggttacagagatagggaggggggtaggggggctggaggaggttacagagatagggagggggtgtaggggctggaggaggttacagagatagggaggggttgggggctggaggaggttacagagatagggagggggtgtaggggggctggaggaggttacagagatagggagggggtgtaggggggctggaggaggttacagagatagggagggggtgtaaggggctggaggaggttacagagagagggagggggtgtagggggctggaggaggttacagagatagggagggggtgtagggggctggaggaggttacagagatagggagggggtgtagggggctggaggaggttacagagatagggagggggtgtaggggggctggaggaggttacagagatagggagggggtgtaggggggctggaggaggttacagagatagggagggggtgtaggggggctggaggaggttacagagatagggagggggtgtaggggggctggaggaggttacagagatagggagggggtgtcgggtggctggaggaggttacagagatagggagggggtgtagggggctggaggaggttacagagatagggagggggtgtagggggctggaggaggttacagagatagggagggggtgtcgggtggctggaggaggttacagagatagggagggggtgtagggggctggaggaggttacagagatagggagggggtgtaggggggctggaggaggttacagagatagggagggggtgtaggggggctggaggaggttacagagatagggaggggggtgtagggggctggaggaggttacagagatagggaggggggtgtaggggctggaggaggttacagagatagggagggggtgtaggggggctggagggggttacagagatagggagggggtgtaggggggctggaggaggttacagagatagggagggggtgtaggggggctggagggggttacagagatagggagggggtgtagggggctggagggggttacagagatagggagggggtgtaggggggctggaggaggttacagggattgggagggggtgtagggggggctggaggaggttacagagatagggagggggtgtaggggggctggagggggttacagagatagggagggggtgtaggggggctggaggaggttacagagatagggagggggtgtagggggctggaggaggttacagagatagggaagggggtgtaggggggctggagggggttacagagatagggagggggtgtaggggggctggagggggttacagagatagggagggggtgtaggggggctggaggaggttacagagatagggagggggtgtagggggctggaggaggttacagagatagggagggggtgtaggggggctggagggggttacagagatagggagggggtgtaggggggctggaggaggttacagggattgggagggggtgtagggggggctggaggaggttacagagatagggaggggtgtaggggggttggaggaggttgcagagatagggagggggtgtagggggctggaggaggttacagagatagggagtgggtgtagggggctggaggaggttacagagatagggagggggtgtaggggggctggaggaggttacagagatagggaggggtgtgtaggggggctggaggaggttacacagatagggagggggtgtagggggctggaggaggttacagaggtagggagggggtgtagggggctggaggaggttacagagatagggaggggggtaggggggctggaggaggttacagagatagggagggggtgtaggggggctggaggaggttacagagatagggagggggctggaggaggttacagagatagggagggggtgtaggggggctggaggaggttacagagatagggagggggtgtaggggggctggaggaggttacagagatagggagggggtgtaaggggctggaggaggttacagagagagggagggggtgtagggggctggaggaggttacagagatagggagggggtgtagggggctggaggaggttacagagatagggaggggatgtagggggctggaggaggttacagagatagggagggggtgtagggggctggaggaggttacagagatagggaggggatgtagggggctggaggaggttacagagatagggaggggggtaggggggctggaggaggttacagagatagggaagggtgtagggggctggaggaggttacagagatagggaggggggtgtagggggggctggaggaggttacagagatagggagggggtgtaggggggctggagggggttacagagatagggagggggtgtaggggggctggaggaggttacagagatagggagggtgtaggggctggagggggttacagagatagggagggggtgtaggggggctggaggaggttacagagatagggagggggtgtaggggggctggaggaggttacagagatagggagggggtgtcgggtggctggaggaggttacagagatagggagggggtgtagggggctggaggaggttacagagatagggaggggtgtgtaggggggctggaggaggttacacagatagggagggggtgtagggggctggaggaggttacagaggtagggagggggtgtagggggctggaggaggttacagagatagggaggggggtaggggggctggaggaggttacagagatagggagggggtgtaggggggctggaggaggttacagagatagggagggggctggaggaggttacagagatagggagggggtgtaggggggctggaggaggttacagagatagggagggggtgtagggggctggaggaggttacagagatagggagggggtgtaaggggctggaggaggttacagagagagggagggggtgtagggggctggaggaggttacagagatagggagggggtgtagggggctggaggaggttacagagatagggagggggtgtagggggctggaggaggttacagagatagggagggggtgtaggggggctggaggaggttacagagatagggagggggtgtagggggggctggaggaggttacagagatagggagggggtgtaggggggctggaggaggttacagagatagggagggggtgtaggggggctggaggaggttacagagatagggagggggtgtcgggtggctggaggaggttacagagatagggagggggtgtagggggctggaggaggttacagagatagggagggggtgtaggggggctggaggaggttacagagatagggagggggtgtcgggtggctggaggaggttacagagatagggagggggtgtaggggggctggaggaggttacagagatagggagggggtgtaggggggctggaggaggttacagagatagggaggggggtgtaggggggctggaggaggttacagagatagggaggggggtgtaggggctggaggaggttacagagatagggagggggtgtaggggggctggagggggttacagagatagggagggggtgtaggggggctggaggaggttacagagatagggagggggtgtaggggggctggagggggttacagagatagggagggggtgtaggggggctggagggggttacagagatagggagggggtgtaggggggctggaggaggttacagggattgggagggggtgtagggggggctggaggaggttacagagatagggagggggtgtaggggggctggagggggttacagagatagggagggggtgtaggggggctggaggaggttacagagatagggagggggtgtagggggctggaggaggttacagagatagggaagggggtgtaggggggctggagggggttacagagatagggagggggtgtaggggggctggagggggttacagagatagggagggggtgtaggggggctggaggaggttacagagatagggagggggtgtagggggctggaggaggttacagagatagggagggggtgtaggggggctggagggggttacagagatagggagggggtgtaggggggctggaggaggttacagggattgggagggggtgtagggggggctggaggaggttacagagatagggaggggtgtaggggggttggaggaggttgcagagatagggagggggtgggggctggaggaggttacagagatagggagtgggtgtagggggctggaggaggttacagagatagggagggggtgtaggggggctggagggggttacagagatagggagggggtgtaggggggctggaggaggttacagggattgggagggggtgtagggggggctggaggaggttacagagatagggaggggtgtaggggggttggaggaggttgcagagataagggggtgaggggtttggggctggaggaggttacagagatagggagtgggtgtagggggctggaggaggttacagagatagggagggggtgtaggggggctggaggaggttacagagatagggaggggtgtgtaggggggctggaggaggttacacagatagggagggggtgtagggggctggaggaggttacagaggtagggagggggtgtagggggctggaggaggttacagagatagggagggggggtaggggggctggaggaggttacagagatagggagggggtgtaggggggctggaggaggttacagagatagggagggggctggaggaggttacagagatagggagggggtgtaggggggctggaggaggttacagagatagggagggggtgtaggggggctggaggaggttacagagatagggagggggtgtaaggggctggaggaggttacagagagagggagggggtgtagggggctggaggaggttacagagatagggagggggtgtagggggctggaggaggttacagagatagggaggggatgtagggggctggaggaggttacagagatagggagggggtgtagggggctggaggaggttacagagatagggaggggatgtagggggctggaggaggttacagagatagggaggggggtagggggctggaggcggttacagagatagggaagggtgtagggggctggaggaggttacagagatagggaggggggtgtagggggggctggaggaggttacagagatagggagggggtgtaggggggctggagggggttacagagatagggagggggtgtaggggggctggagggggttacagagatagggagggggtgtaggggggctggaggaggttacagggattgggagggggtgtagggggggctggaggaggttacagagatagggaggggtgtaggggggttggaggaggttgcagagatagggagggggtgtagggggctggaggaggttacagagatagggagtgggtgtagggggctggaggaggttacagagatagggaggggatgtaggggggctggaggaggttacagagatagggaggggtgtgtaggggggctggaggaggttacacagatagggagggggtgtagggggctggaggaggttacagaggtagggagggggtgtagggggctggaggaggttacagagatagggagggggggtaggggggctggaggaggttacagagatagggagggggtgtaggggggctggaggaggttacagagatagggagggggctggaggaggttacagagatagggagggggtgtaggggggctggaggaggttacagagatagggagggggtgtaggggggctggaggaggttacagagatagggagggggtgtaaggggctggaggaggttacagagagagggagggggtgtagggggctggaggaggttacagagatagggagggggtgtagggggctggaggaggttacagagatagggaggggatgtagggggctggaggaggttacagagatagggagggggtgtagggggctggaggaggttacagagatagggagggggtgtagggggctggaggaggttacagagatagggaggggatgtagggggctggaggaggttacagagatagggagggggtgtagggggctggaggaggttacagagatagggaggggatgtagggggctggaggaggttacagagatagggaggggggtagggggctggaggaggttacagagatagggaagggtgtagggggctggaggaggttacagagatagggaggggggtgtagggggggctggaggaggttacagagatagggagggggtgtaggggggctggagggggttacagagatagggagggggtgtaggggggctggagggggttacagagatagggagggggtgtaggggggctggaggaggttacagggattgggagggggtgtagggggggctggaggaggttacagagatagggaggggtgtaggggggttggaggaggttgcagagatagggagggggtgtagggggctggaggaggttacagagatagggagtgggtgtagggggctggaggaggttacagagatagggaggggatgtaggggggctggaggaggttacagagatagggaggggtgtgtaggggggctggaggaggttacacagatagggagggggtgtagggggctggaggaggttacagaggtagggagggggtgtagggggctggaggaggttacagagatagggagggggggtaggggggctggaggaggttacagagatagtgagggggtgtaggggggctggaggaggttacagagatagggagggggctggaggaggttacagagatagggagggggtgtaggggggctggaggaggttacagagatagggagggggtgtaggggggctggaggaggttacagagatagggagggggtgtaaggggctggaggaggttacagagagagggagggggtgtagggggctggaggaggttacagagatagggagggggtgtagggggctggaggaggttacagagatagggaggggatgtagggggctggaggaggttacagagatagggagggggtgtagggagctggaggaggttacagagatagggaggggatgtagggggctggaggaggttacagagatagggaggggggtagggggctggaggaggttacagagatagggaagggtgtagggggctggaggaggttacagagatagggagaggggtgtagggggggctggaggaggttacagagatagggagggggtgcagggggctggaggaggttacagagatagggagggggtgtgggggggctggaggaggttacagagatagggagggggtgtagggggctggaggtggttacagagatagggagggggtgtagggggctggaggaggttacagagatagggaggggtgtagggggctggaggaggttacagagatagggaggggtgtagggggctggaggaggttacagagatagggagggggttgtagggggggctggaggaggttacagagatagggagggggtgtagggggctggaggaggttacagagatagggagggggtgtgggggggctggaggaggttacagagatagggagggggtgtagggggctggaggtggttacagagatagggagggggtgtagggggctggaggaggttacagagatagggagggggggctggaggacgttacagagatagggagggggtgtaggggagctggaggaggttacagagatcgggagcgggtgtagggggctggaggaggttacagagatagggagggggtgtagggggctggaggaggttacagagatagggagggggtgtaggggggctggaggaggttacagagatggggagggggtgtagggggctggaggaggttacagagatagggaggggtataggggactggaggaggttacagagttagggagggggtgtaggggggctggaggaggttacagagatagggagagggtgtaggggggctggaggaggttacagagatagggagggggtgtagggggggctggaggaggttacagagatagagagagggtgtagggcggctggaggaggttacagagatagggaggggtgtaggggggttggaggaggttacagagatagggaggggtaggggggctggaggaggttacagagatagggagggggtgtaggggggctggaggaggttacagagatagggagggggtgtagggggctggaggaggttacagagatagggagggggctggaggaggttacagagatagggagggggtgtaggggggctggaggaggttacagagatagggagggggtgtagggggctggaggaggttacagagatagggagggggctggagggggttacagagatagggaggggtgtaggggggttggaggaggttacagagatagggagggggtgtaggggactgaaggaggttacagagatagggagggggtgtagggggttggaggaggttacagagatagggagggggtgtagggggctggaggaggttacagagatagggagggggtgtaggggactgaaggaggttacagagatagggagggggtgtaggggactgaaggaggttacagagatagggagggggtgtagggggttggaggaggttacagagatagggagggggtgtagggggctggaggaggttacagagatagggaggggggtgtcgggggctggaggaggtgacagagataggaggtggaggggactggaggaggttacagagatagggagggggtgtagagggggctggaggaggttacagagatagggaggggggtgtaggggctgggggaggttacagagatagggagggggtgtagggggctggaggaggttacagagatagggagggggtgtagggcgctggaggaggttacagagatagggagggggtgtaggggggctggaggaggttacagagatagggagggggtgcagggggctggaggaggttacagagatagggagggggtgtaggggggctggaggaggttacagagatagggagggggtgtagggggctggaggaggttacagagatagggagagggtgtagggggctggaggaggttacagagatagggagggggtgtagggggctggagggggttacagagatagggaggggggctggagggggttacagagatagggagggggtgtagggggctggagggggttacagagatagggagggggctggagggggttacagagatagggagggggcgtggggggctggaggaggttacagagatagggagggggtgtagggggctggaggaggttacagagatagggagggggtgtcgggggctggaggagatacagagatagggagggggtggagggggttacagagatagggaggggggctggaggaggttacagagatagggagggggtgtagggggctggaggacgttacagagatagggagggggtgtaggggagctggaggaggttacagagatcgggagcgggtgtagggggctggaggaggttacagagatcgggagggggtgtagggggctggaggaggttacagagatagggagggggtgtaggggggctggaggaggttacagagatggggagggggtgtagggggctggaggaggttacagagatagggaggggtataggggactggaggaggttacagagttagggagggggtgtaggggggctggaggaggttacagagatagggagagggtgtaggggggctggaggaggttacagagatagggagggggtgtagggggggctggaggaggttacagagatagggagagggtgtagggcggctggaggaggttacagagatagggaggggtgtgggttggaggaggttacagagataagggaggggggggcttggagggaggttacagagatagggagggggtgtaggggggctggaggaggttacagagatagggagggggtgtagggggctggaggaggttacagagatagggagggggctggaggaggttacagagatagggagggggtgtaggggggctggaggaggttacagagatagggagggggtgtagggggctggaggaggttacagagatagggagggggctggagggggttacagagatagggaggggtgtaggggggttggaggaggttacagagatagggagggggtgtaggggctggagggggttacagagatggggagggggtgtaggggggctggaggaggtacagagatagggagggggtgtagggggctggaggaggttacagagatagggaggcggtgtaggggctggagggggttacagagatggggagggggtgtagggggggctggaggaggttacagagatagggagggggtgtagggggctggaggaggttacagagatagggagggggtgtagggggctggaggaggttacagagatagggagggggtgtaggggactgaaggaggttacagagatagggagggggtgtagggggttggaggaggttacagagatagggagggggtgtagggggctggaggaggttacagagatagggagggggtgtaggggactgaaggaggttacagagatagggagggggtgtaggggactgaaggaggttacagagatagggagggggtgtagggggttggaggaggttacagagatagggagggggtgtagggggctggaggaggttacagagatagggaggggggtgtcgggggctggaggaggttacagagataggaggtggaggggactggaggaggttacagagatagggagggggtgtagagggggctggaggaggctacagagatagggagggggtgtcgggggggctggaggaggttacagagatagggaggggggtgtaggggctggggaggttacagagatagggagggggtgtagggggctggaggaggttacagagatagggagggggtgtagggggctggaggaggttacagagatagggagggggtgtagggggctagaggaggttacagagatagggagggggtgtaggggggctggaggaggttacagagatagggagggggtgtagggggctggaggactgtacagagatagggagggggtgtagggggctggaggaggttacagagatagggagggggtgtagggggctagaggaggttacagagatagggagggggtgtaggggggctggaggaggttacagagatagggagggggtgtagggggctggaggaggttacagagatagggagggggtgtaggggggctggaggaggttacagagatagggagggggtgtagggggctggagggggttacagagatagggagggggtgtagggggctggaggaggttacagagatagggagggggtgtagggggctggagggggttacagagatagggagggggtgtagggggctggaggaggttacagagatagggagggggtgtaggggggctggaggaggttacagagatagggagggggtgtagggggctggagggggttacagagatagggagggggtgtagggggctggaggaggttacagagatagggagggggtgtaggggggctggaggaggttacagagatagggaggggggctggagggggttacagagatagggaggggggctggagggggttacagagatagggagggggctggagggggttacagagatagggaggggggctggagggggttacagaagcAGTCCGATCATCgggacacagtggggagaggcggAGTGGGTGAGGTTGAGCCTGGCGCGGTTGGGGTTGGTTCACAGGCCGGCGTCGCTCGGGGCTCCGTGTCCATCCGGAATCTTCCTTGACCGTTCTTCACCCAGACATCCTGCTGGACCCCAGCCAGGTGCTGTTCAGAACCTGCCCGGGGGTGAGTGAGGTTCCCTGCGCCAAGCCGGTGATGGTGAACCTCTCGGTGGAACCCTgctgccccctccacctccaggtGCCCCCCCTGATGTACCGGCCCGAGGGGGGCTTCTCTGCCTCGGACCAGCTGGACAGCGGGGCTGCCTCCGACCTGTACCTGAGCACCGCGGAGCTGCAGCCCACCGAGATcctgcctctggagttcagcgaCGTGAGTGACCCGGCGG
Coding sequences within it:
- the LOC144490322 gene encoding uncharacterized protein LOC144490322, whose translation is RRRSGLRVHPESSLTVLHPDILLDPSQVLFRTCPGVSEVPCAKPVMVNLSVEPCCPLHLQVPPLMYRPEGGFSASDQLDSGAASDLYLSTAELQPTEILPLEFSDDCLDVVGDDPPCPPSPLLDSTPGPGGRSAAGPELTDGPPSGRAVLPRRDSSEMSGRQRPAPTTPRPCEMGRLHSRATGSPRGQGASQTDPQPRGTREQNGMREAAS